A window of the Streptomyces finlayi genome harbors these coding sequences:
- a CDS encoding pyridoxamine 5'-phosphate oxidase family protein, whose product MTDAPPRGLEERLRDTRARLESDIDVWVATSGTPGGAHLVPLSFLWDGTAILVSTPRTSITGRNLLADARVRLSFGPTRDVVMVDGIAEPVRIGDLAAGTGDAFVAKTGFDPREPDEQAYQYFLIRPQRVQAWREANEMRGRHLMRDGRWLG is encoded by the coding sequence ATGACGGACGCACCGCCCCGTGGACTTGAGGAGAGGCTGCGCGACACGCGCGCGCGGCTGGAGAGCGACATCGACGTGTGGGTCGCGACGTCGGGCACACCGGGCGGGGCCCACCTCGTCCCGCTCTCGTTCCTGTGGGACGGGACCGCGATCCTGGTCTCGACGCCGCGCACCTCGATCACCGGCCGCAACCTGCTGGCGGACGCCCGGGTACGCCTCAGCTTCGGACCGACCCGCGATGTCGTCATGGTCGACGGAATCGCCGAACCGGTGCGCATCGGGGACCTCGCTGCCGGGACGGGCGACGCGTTCGTGGCCAAGACCGGTTTCGATCCGCGCGAGCCCGACGAACAGGCGTACCAGTACTTCCTGATCCGCCCACAGCGCGTCCAGGCATGGCGTGAGGCGAACGAGATGCGGGGACGCCACCTCATGCGCGACGGCCGGTGGCTGGGCTGA
- a CDS encoding VOC family protein — MDITIHTTALPHDDPDASVAFYRDTLGFEVRSDVGQGRMRWITVGPAGQPGTSILLTPPAADPGVTDDERRTISEMMAKGTYGWILLATPDLDGVFEKVQAGDTEVVQEPTEQPYGIRDCAFRDPAGNLIRIQELR; from the coding sequence ATGGACATCACCATTCATACGACCGCGCTCCCGCACGACGACCCGGACGCGTCCGTGGCCTTCTACCGCGACACCCTCGGTTTCGAGGTCCGCAGCGACGTCGGACAGGGCAGGATGCGCTGGATCACGGTCGGTCCCGCCGGTCAGCCCGGTACGTCCATCCTGCTGACACCACCGGCGGCCGACCCGGGAGTCACCGACGACGAGCGCCGCACCATCTCCGAGATGATGGCGAAGGGCACCTACGGCTGGATCCTGCTGGCCACGCCGGACCTCGACGGCGTGTTCGAGAAGGTGCAGGCGGGCGACACCGAGGTGGTCCAGGAGCCGACCGAGCAGCCGTACGGCATCCGCGACTGCGCGTTCCGCGACCCTGCGGGCAACCTGATCCGCATTCAGGAGCTCCGCTGA
- the acnA gene encoding aconitate hydratase AcnA: MSANSFDARSTLRVGDESYEIFKLDKVEGSARLPYSLKILLENLLRTEDGANITADHIRSLGNWDSQAQPSEEIQFTPARVIMQDFTGVPCVVDLATMREAVKELGGDPAKINPLAPAELVIDHSVIADKFGTNEAFAQNVELEYGRNKERYQFLRWGQTAFDEFKVVPPGTGIVHQVNIEHLARTVMVRNGQAYPDTLVGTDSHTTMVNGLGVLGWGVGGIEAEAAMLGQPVSMLIPRVVGFKLTGELPAGTTATDLVLTITEILRKHGVVGKFVEFYGEGVSATSLANRATIGNMSPEFGSTAAIFPIDDETLKYLRLTGRDAQQVALVEAYAKEQGLWLDPAAEPDFSERLELDLSTVVPSIAGPKRPQDRIVLANAKEQFAQDVRNYVVDDMEASKESFPASDSPAVSPDGVPSNPVTVTAPDGTTYELDHGAVTVAAITSCTNTSNPYVMVAAALVAKKAVEKGLTRKPWVKTTLAPGSKVVTDYFDKAGLTPYLDKVGFNLVGYGCTTCIGNSGPLPDEVSKAVNEHDLAVTSVLSGNRNFEGRINPDVKMNYLASPPLVVAYALAGSMKVDITKDALGVDQYGKPVYLQDIWPSEAEVNDVVANSIGEDMFNKSYQDVFAGDAQWQALSIPTGNTFEWDSESTYVRKPPYFDGMTMETTPVEDITGARVLAKLGDSVTTDHISPAGAIKADTPAGKYLTEHGIERRDFNSYGSRRGNHEVMIRGTFANIRLRNQIAPGTEGGFTRDFTRSDEGAPVSFIYDASQNYQAAGTPLVILAGKEYGSGSSRDWAAKGTALLGVKAVIAESYERIHRSNLIGMGVLPLQFPEGRTAASLGLTGEETFSFTGVTELNNGTTPRTVKVTTDTGVEFDGVVRIDTPGEADYYRNGGILQYVLRSLIRN, translated from the coding sequence GTGTCGGCGAACAGCTTCGACGCCCGCAGCACACTGCGTGTGGGCGACGAGTCGTACGAGATCTTCAAGCTGGACAAGGTCGAGGGCTCCGCGCGCCTCCCTTACAGCCTGAAGATCCTGTTGGAGAACCTGCTCCGCACCGAGGACGGCGCGAACATCACCGCCGACCACATCCGGTCGCTGGGTAACTGGGACTCGCAGGCCCAGCCCAGCGAGGAGATCCAGTTCACGCCGGCCCGCGTGATCATGCAGGACTTCACCGGCGTCCCCTGCGTCGTGGACCTCGCGACCATGCGTGAGGCCGTGAAGGAGCTGGGCGGCGACCCGGCGAAGATCAACCCGCTGGCCCCGGCCGAGCTGGTCATCGATCACTCCGTCATCGCCGACAAGTTCGGCACCAACGAGGCGTTCGCGCAGAACGTCGAGTTGGAGTACGGCCGTAACAAGGAGCGCTACCAGTTCCTGCGCTGGGGCCAGACCGCCTTCGACGAGTTCAAGGTCGTTCCCCCGGGCACCGGCATCGTCCACCAGGTCAACATCGAGCACCTGGCCCGTACGGTCATGGTCCGCAACGGCCAGGCGTACCCCGACACCCTCGTCGGCACCGACTCGCACACCACCATGGTCAACGGCCTCGGCGTCCTGGGCTGGGGCGTCGGCGGCATCGAGGCCGAGGCCGCGATGCTCGGCCAGCCGGTCTCCATGCTCATCCCGCGCGTCGTCGGCTTCAAGCTGACCGGCGAGCTCCCGGCCGGCACCACCGCCACCGACCTCGTGCTGACCATCACCGAGATCCTCCGCAAGCACGGCGTCGTCGGCAAGTTCGTCGAGTTCTACGGTGAGGGCGTCTCCGCGACCTCCCTCGCCAACCGCGCCACCATCGGCAACATGTCGCCGGAGTTCGGCTCCACCGCCGCGATCTTCCCGATCGACGACGAGACGCTGAAGTACCTCCGTCTGACCGGCCGCGACGCCCAGCAGGTCGCGCTCGTCGAGGCGTACGCCAAGGAGCAGGGCCTCTGGCTGGACCCGGCCGCCGAGCCGGACTTCTCCGAGAGGCTGGAGCTCGACCTCTCCACGGTCGTCCCCTCCATCGCCGGCCCGAAGCGCCCGCAGGACCGCATCGTCCTCGCGAACGCCAAGGAGCAGTTCGCCCAGGACGTCCGCAACTACGTCGTGGACGACATGGAGGCGAGCAAGGAGTCCTTCCCGGCCTCCGACTCCCCGGCCGTGTCCCCCGACGGCGTCCCGTCGAACCCGGTCACCGTGACCGCCCCCGACGGCACGACGTACGAGCTCGACCACGGCGCCGTCACCGTCGCCGCGATCACCTCGTGCACCAACACCTCGAACCCGTACGTCATGGTCGCCGCCGCGCTCGTCGCGAAGAAGGCCGTGGAGAAGGGCCTGACCCGCAAGCCGTGGGTCAAGACCACCCTCGCCCCGGGCTCGAAGGTCGTCACCGACTACTTCGACAAGGCGGGCCTGACCCCGTACCTCGACAAGGTCGGCTTCAACCTCGTCGGCTACGGCTGCACCACCTGCATCGGCAACTCCGGCCCGCTGCCGGACGAGGTCTCCAAGGCGGTCAACGAGCACGACCTGGCCGTGACCTCGGTGCTCTCCGGCAACCGTAACTTCGAGGGCCGGATCAACCCCGACGTCAAGATGAACTACCTGGCGTCCCCGCCGCTGGTCGTCGCGTACGCTCTCGCCGGTTCGATGAAGGTCGACATCACCAAGGACGCCCTCGGCGTCGACCAGTACGGCAAGCCCGTCTACCTCCAGGACATCTGGCCCTCCGAGGCCGAGGTCAACGACGTCGTCGCCAACTCCATCGGCGAGGACATGTTCAACAAGTCCTACCAGGACGTCTTCGCGGGCGACGCCCAGTGGCAGGCGCTGTCGATCCCGACCGGCAACACCTTCGAGTGGGACTCCGAGTCCACCTACGTGCGGAAGCCCCCGTACTTCGACGGCATGACGATGGAGACGACCCCGGTCGAGGACATCACCGGCGCCCGTGTCCTCGCCAAGCTGGGCGACTCGGTCACCACCGACCACATCTCCCCGGCCGGTGCGATCAAGGCCGACACCCCGGCCGGCAAGTACCTCACGGAGCACGGCATCGAGCGCCGTGACTTCAACTCCTACGGCTCGCGCCGTGGTAACCACGAGGTCATGATCCGCGGCACGTTCGCCAACATCCGCCTGCGCAACCAGATCGCGCCGGGCACCGAGGGCGGCTTCACCCGCGACTTCACCCGGTCCGATGAAGGTGCGCCGGTGTCGTTCATCTACGACGCCTCGCAGAACTACCAGGCCGCGGGCACCCCGCTCGTCATCCTGGCGGGCAAGGAGTACGGCTCCGGCTCGTCCCGCGACTGGGCGGCCAAGGGCACCGCGCTTCTGGGCGTCAAGGCCGTCATCGCCGAGTCGTACGAGCGCATCCACCGCTCGAACCTCATCGGCATGGGCGTCCTGCCGCTGCAGTTCCCGGAGGGCCGGACGGCCGCGTCCCTCGGCCTGACCGGCGAGGAGACCTTCTCCTTCACCGGAGTGACCGAGCTCAACAACGGCACCACGCCGCGCACGGTGAAGGTCACCACCGACACCGGAGTGGAGTTCGACGGCGTCGTCCGCATCGACACCCCCGGCGAGGCGGACTACTACCGCAACGGCGGCATCCTGCAGTACGTGCTCCGCAGCCTGATCCGCAACTAG
- a CDS encoding helix-turn-helix domain-containing protein, whose amino-acid sequence MEDDYLVRIGKLIRDARQHRGWTQTQLADALGTSQSAVNRIERGNQNISLEMIARIGEALDSEIVSLGYAGPMHLRVVGGRRLSGSIDVKTSKNACVALLCATLLNKGRTVLRRVARIEEVFRLLEVLNSIGVRTRWINDGVDLEIVPPADLDLASIDADAARRTRSIIMFLGPLLHRVDQFTLPYAGGCDLGTRTIEPHMIALRRFGLEIAATDGLYHAQVDHAVSPDRPIVLTERGDTVTENALLAAARHDGTTIIRNASSNYMVQDLCFFLEALGVKVEGVGTTTLTVHGVPQIDVDVDYFPSEDPVEAMSLLAAAVVTESELTIRRVPIEFLEIELAVLEEMGVDCDRTPEYPADNGRTRLVDLTVRPSKLEAPIDKIHPMPFPGLNIDNVPFFAAIAASAHGQTLIHDWVYDNRAIYLTDLNRLGGRLQLLDPHRVLVEGPTRWRAAEMMCPPALRPAVVVLLAMMAAEGTSVLRNVYVINRGYEDLAERLNSVGAQIEIFRDI is encoded by the coding sequence ATGGAAGACGACTACCTCGTACGCATCGGCAAGCTCATCCGTGACGCCCGTCAGCACCGGGGCTGGACACAGACGCAGCTGGCCGACGCGCTCGGCACCAGCCAGAGCGCGGTCAACCGGATCGAGCGCGGCAACCAGAACATCAGCCTTGAGATGATCGCCCGTATCGGCGAAGCTCTCGACAGCGAAATCGTGTCCCTCGGCTACGCCGGCCCCATGCACCTCCGCGTCGTGGGTGGCCGCCGGCTCTCCGGCTCCATCGACGTCAAGACGAGCAAGAACGCGTGCGTCGCGCTGCTCTGCGCCACGCTCCTCAACAAAGGCCGTACGGTGCTGCGCCGGGTGGCGCGCATCGAAGAGGTCTTCCGGCTGCTGGAGGTGCTGAACTCCATCGGGGTGCGCACCCGCTGGATCAACGACGGCGTGGACCTCGAGATCGTCCCGCCCGCCGATCTCGACCTCGCGTCGATCGACGCGGACGCCGCGCGCCGGACCCGGTCCATCATCATGTTCCTCGGCCCGCTGCTGCACCGGGTCGACCAGTTCACCCTGCCGTACGCCGGCGGCTGCGACCTCGGTACGCGCACCATCGAGCCCCACATGATCGCGCTGCGCCGGTTCGGTCTGGAGATCGCGGCGACCGACGGCCTCTACCACGCCCAGGTCGACCACGCGGTCTCCCCCGACCGCCCCATCGTGCTGACCGAACGCGGGGACACGGTGACCGAGAACGCGCTGCTCGCCGCCGCCCGGCACGACGGCACCACGATCATCCGCAACGCGTCCTCCAACTACATGGTCCAGGACCTGTGCTTCTTCCTCGAGGCACTGGGCGTCAAGGTCGAGGGCGTCGGAACGACGACGCTGACCGTGCACGGGGTCCCCCAGATCGACGTGGACGTCGACTACTTCCCGTCCGAGGACCCGGTCGAGGCGATGAGCCTGCTGGCCGCCGCGGTGGTGACGGAGTCCGAGCTGACGATCCGCCGGGTACCGATCGAGTTCCTGGAGATCGAGCTCGCGGTGCTGGAGGAGATGGGCGTCGACTGCGACCGGACGCCGGAGTACCCCGCCGACAACGGCCGCACCCGGCTGGTGGACCTGACCGTCCGCCCCTCCAAGCTGGAGGCGCCGATCGACAAGATCCACCCGATGCCGTTCCCCGGCCTCAACATCGACAACGTGCCGTTCTTCGCCGCCATCGCGGCCTCCGCGCACGGCCAGACCCTGATCCACGACTGGGTGTACGACAACCGGGCCATCTACCTGACCGACCTCAACCGCCTCGGCGGCAGGCTCCAGCTCCTGGACCCCCACCGCGTCCTGGTCGAGGGCCCCACCCGCTGGCGCGCCGCCGAGATGATGTGCCCGCCCGCCCTGCGACCGGCCGTGGTGGTCCTGCTCGCGATGATGGCGGCCGAGGGCACATCGGTCCTGCGCAACGTGTACGTGATCAACCGCGGTTACGAGGACCTGGCGGAGCGCCTGAACTCGGTGGGCGCCCAGATCGAGATCTTCCGCGACATCTGA
- a CDS encoding IS3 family transposase, with protein MDEAFTGVEAQLGITAACRLTGRSRATHYRRLRPVPPRRARVPQVQPLALTAEERAAVVELMNSEEYAELAPAQIWARELDAGRYHCSVSTMYRILRERGQSGERRRQATHPAKAVPELVATAPSQVFTWDITKAAGPLKGVWYHAYVIIDIFSRYIVGHTVERAESAVRAEELIRETITRNGIVPETVHADRGTSMTSKKVSQLLIDLGVSRSHSRPKVSNDNPYSEAQFKTTKYMSDYPERFDSLAHAREWFDAFIAYYNHEHRHSGIGWHTPASVHFGTAEEVRDQRAVTLAEAYARHPERFGRRPRPPEIPQTAWINDPAKRREPAPQTP; from the coding sequence GTGGACGAGGCGTTCACCGGCGTCGAGGCTCAGCTGGGCATCACGGCGGCCTGTCGGCTGACCGGGCGCTCTCGGGCCACCCATTACCGCCGGCTGCGGCCGGTACCACCGCGCAGAGCACGTGTCCCGCAGGTGCAGCCGTTGGCCCTGACAGCCGAAGAGCGTGCGGCCGTAGTGGAGTTGATGAACAGCGAGGAGTACGCCGAGCTTGCGCCCGCGCAGATCTGGGCGCGTGAGCTGGATGCCGGGCGCTATCACTGCTCGGTCTCGACGATGTACCGGATCCTGCGCGAGCGGGGGCAGTCCGGCGAGCGCCGGCGGCAGGCCACCCATCCCGCCAAGGCGGTGCCCGAGCTGGTCGCCACCGCGCCGTCGCAGGTGTTCACCTGGGACATCACCAAGGCGGCCGGACCGCTCAAGGGCGTCTGGTATCACGCGTACGTGATCATCGACATCTTCAGCCGGTACATCGTCGGCCACACCGTCGAGCGGGCCGAATCCGCGGTGCGTGCCGAGGAGCTGATCCGCGAGACGATCACCCGCAACGGCATCGTGCCCGAGACGGTGCACGCGGACCGCGGCACCTCGATGACGAGCAAGAAGGTCTCCCAGCTGCTGATCGACCTGGGTGTGTCGCGGTCGCACTCGCGGCCGAAGGTCTCCAACGACAATCCTTACAGCGAGGCCCAGTTCAAGACCACGAAGTACATGTCGGACTATCCCGAACGGTTCGACTCGCTGGCCCACGCCCGCGAGTGGTTCGACGCGTTCATCGCGTACTACAACCATGAGCACCGGCACTCGGGGATCGGCTGGCACACACCCGCCTCCGTGCACTTCGGGACCGCCGAGGAGGTCCGCGATCAGCGCGCGGTCACCCTCGCCGAGGCATACGCCCGCCACCCCGAACGCTTCGGCCGCCGCCCCCGACCACCCGAGATACCCCAAACGGCCTGGATCAACGACCCGGCCAAGCGCCGCGAACCCGCACCACAAACCCCATAG
- a CDS encoding transposase, whose amino-acid sequence MTSTNPTGSDPAPRPKRRSFSPEYKLRIVAEYDAAPRNEKGAVLRRERLYHSHVTEWRAARDAGALEKLVDKRTSPARPKKPAAETENEKLRRQVERLEKELARNKAALEVMGKASALLEMISESAD is encoded by the coding sequence ATGACCAGTACCAATCCCACGGGATCCGACCCGGCCCCCAGGCCGAAGCGCCGTTCGTTCAGTCCGGAGTACAAGCTGCGGATCGTCGCCGAGTACGACGCCGCGCCCAGGAACGAGAAGGGCGCGGTCCTGCGCCGCGAGCGCCTGTACCACTCGCACGTCACCGAGTGGCGGGCCGCGCGGGATGCCGGGGCCCTGGAAAAGCTGGTCGACAAGCGCACCAGCCCGGCGAGGCCGAAGAAGCCGGCCGCCGAGACGGAGAACGAGAAACTGCGCCGCCAGGTGGAACGGCTGGAGAAGGAACTGGCCCGGAACAAGGCCGCACTGGAAGTCATGGGAAAAGCTTCCGCGCTCTTGGAAATGATCTCCGAGAGCGCGGACTGA
- a CDS encoding helix-turn-helix transcriptional regulator, with amino-acid sequence MCHPSWARARTAAHRLSELARLRRVRDRIDREYAQPLNAEALALAANMPAGHLGRQFRLAYGESAYAYLMARRVERATALLRSGDLGITEVSSAVGCPSPGTFSARFTERVGISPGDCRSGARGTVAVGTPSWVAAQLTGPVRNQEAPPPHPH; translated from the coding sequence ATGTGTCACCCCTCGTGGGCCCGCGCACGCACGGCGGCGCACCGGCTGAGCGAACTCGCGCGACTGCGCCGCGTCCGCGACCGGATCGACCGTGAGTACGCACAGCCGCTGAACGCCGAGGCGCTCGCCCTCGCCGCGAACATGCCGGCCGGGCACCTCGGCCGCCAGTTCCGGCTGGCCTACGGCGAGTCGGCGTACGCGTACCTGATGGCGCGTCGCGTCGAGCGCGCCACGGCACTGCTGCGAAGTGGCGACCTGGGCATCACCGAGGTCTCTTCCGCGGTCGGCTGCCCGTCACCGGGGACTTTCAGCGCCCGCTTCACCGAGCGGGTCGGCATATCGCCCGGCGACTGTCGGAGCGGCGCGAGGGGCACAGTCGCCGTGGGGACGCCCTCATGGGTGGCCGCGCAACTGACTGGACCGGTCAGGAATCAAGAAGCACCGCCCCCGCACCCCCACTAG
- a CDS encoding glyoxalase: MASIETITLDVADTAAAEHFYTTAFGLDTQIRLRASEAPTTGFRGFTLSLTVSQPSTVDSFIETALGAGATTVKPAAKSLWGYGGVVQAPDGTIWKIATSAKKDTGPAGRQIDDIVLLLGVADVAASKRFHVGHGLVVEKSFGRMYVEFAVGSSPVKLALYRRRALAKDAGVSPDGTGSHRLAIGGDGGPFTDPDGFAWEATSPAAES; encoded by the coding sequence ATGGCATCCATCGAAACCATCACCCTGGACGTGGCCGACACCGCGGCCGCCGAGCACTTCTACACCACCGCCTTCGGCTTGGACACGCAGATCCGTCTGCGCGCCTCGGAGGCACCCACCACCGGCTTCCGTGGATTCACGCTGTCGCTCACGGTGTCCCAGCCTTCCACCGTCGACAGCTTCATCGAGACGGCCCTCGGCGCCGGCGCCACGACCGTGAAGCCCGCCGCGAAGTCGCTCTGGGGCTACGGCGGGGTCGTCCAGGCTCCCGACGGGACGATCTGGAAGATCGCGACGTCGGCGAAGAAGGACACCGGACCTGCCGGCCGGCAGATCGACGACATCGTGCTCCTGCTGGGCGTCGCGGACGTGGCCGCCAGCAAGCGGTTCCACGTCGGCCACGGGCTCGTCGTGGAGAAGAGCTTCGGCCGTATGTACGTCGAGTTCGCCGTGGGGTCGAGCCCCGTCAAGCTGGCGCTGTACCGGCGCCGGGCCCTGGCGAAGGATGCCGGCGTCTCCCCCGACGGCACGGGCTCCCACCGGCTGGCGATCGGCGGCGACGGCGGGCCGTTCACGGACCCCGACGGCTTCGCGTGGGAGGCCACGTCGCCGGCAGCCGAGTCCTGA